In Rubrivirga marina, the following are encoded in one genomic region:
- the atpC gene encoding ATP synthase F1 subunit epsilon, which produces MADSLLVEIVSPDRAAYRGEARAFRAPGVEGSFEVLRGHAPLLAATQVGTVTVTTLNGDRVQFATSGGFVEVLDDHVIMLAETAEPAGEIDVERARAAEETAAERLAAATTPEERAQIEAERDRARNRLRTAMGQV; this is translated from the coding sequence GCGCGGCCTACCGTGGCGAGGCCCGGGCCTTCCGCGCCCCCGGCGTTGAGGGCTCGTTCGAGGTCCTCCGCGGCCACGCCCCGCTGCTGGCCGCGACCCAGGTCGGGACCGTGACGGTCACCACGCTGAACGGCGACCGCGTCCAGTTCGCCACGTCCGGCGGGTTCGTCGAGGTCCTCGACGACCACGTCATCATGCTGGCCGAGACGGCCGAGCCGGCCGGCGAGATCGACGTCGAGCGCGCTCGTGCCGCCGAGGAGACCGCCGCCGAGCGGCTCGCCGCGGCCACGACACCCGAGGAGCGGGCCCAGATCGAGGCCGAGCGCGACCGCGCGCGGAACCGGCTCCGCACCGCGATGGGCCAGGTCTGA